CAAGAGATCACATGCCCCTCCGGGTCGGTGAGGGTAATGATAGTATTATTGAACGTAGACTGGATATAGGCCTTTCCCGACGGAATGGACTTTTTCTCCCGTCTCCGGACTCTGGTACGCTTCTTCTCTGCCATTCTTACCTCCTACTTGATATCTAATAAAACCGGTTATTTCTTGGTCATGCCGCGTTTCTTACCTCTACCGGCGACAGTCTTCTTAGTACCACGACGGGCACGGGCATTAGTCCGTGTTCGCTGCCCTCTAACCGGCAGGCTATGCCGATGCCTGAGGCCGCGATAGCTACCAATTTCAATAAGGCGCTTAATATTGAAGTTGACCTCTTTCCTGAGATCCCCTTCAACCTTATACTCGCGGTCAATAACCTCCCGGAGACGGTTAACCTCATCTTCAGTAAGACTATCCGCCTTGGTATCGGCGCTAATACCTGTCCGAACCAGAATCCTCCGGCTCAACTCAGGACCAATACCATAGATATACTGCAACGATACCCAAATCTGCTTGTTTTTTGGTATATCTACACCAGCTATACGTGGCATTAAGACCCCTCCTTAATCCGACAGGTAAATCAGCCCTGCCTCTGCTTATGCCGGGGGTTGGTACAAATAACCCTGACCACCCCCCGCCGCTTAATCACCTTACACTTCTCACATCTAACTTTAACCGAAGATCTAACTTTCATCACGAATTCCTTACTTATTGCTTTAAGCGATAGGTAATTCTACCCCGACCCAGATCATAGGGAGAAAGCTCTACTATCACCCTATCACCCGGTAATACCCTGATATAATGCAACCTTATTTTCCCCG
The sequence above is a segment of the Dehalococcoidales bacterium genome. Coding sequences within it:
- the rpsM gene encoding 30S ribosomal protein S13, coding for MPRIAGVDIPKNKQIWVSLQYIYGIGPELSRRILVRTGISADTKADSLTEDEVNRLREVIDREYKVEGDLRKEVNFNIKRLIEIGSYRGLRHRHSLPVRGQRTRTNARARRGTKKTVAGRGKKRGMTKK
- the rpmJ gene encoding 50S ribosomal protein L36, whose product is MKVRSSVKVRCEKCKVIKRRGVVRVICTNPRHKQRQG
- the infA gene encoding translation initiation factor IF-1, producing MPKKEAIEVEGTVLEPLPNAMFRVELSNGHQVLAHISGKIRLHYIRVLPGDRVIVELSPYDLGRGRITYRLKQ